In the genome of Desulfurobacterium pacificum, one region contains:
- a CDS encoding PfkB family carbohydrate kinase: protein MKDVLAFGSIVIDNVLVVKKFASINETVQADKYRYTFGGAGANVAVAVARLGGRSGIFAVSGYDFEKTGYKKALTEQGVDVRGVINTKAFPLARSFIISKKESDDQILYYYEDKRGVAKLLFQNVKLAHKLAEEFKVLHFSTGHFEFYYHFLKKNNIPALISFDPGQETFSYPYRVIRLLKFVHMLFMNNHEAKRIKELLKIRSIREIEGPKLICISLGARGSIILFKDKVYRIPAVKPERLVDPTGAGDSHRAGFLVALLKGYDLETAGRIASTVASFTIEAEGAQTSLPTWEQVEKRYKEFFKESLPTPNRSWEEIVSELTS, encoded by the coding sequence ATGAAAGATGTTTTAGCTTTCGGTTCTATCGTAATAGATAACGTTTTAGTTGTTAAGAAATTTGCCTCTATAAACGAAACGGTACAGGCAGATAAATACAGATACACGTTTGGAGGAGCAGGTGCCAACGTTGCAGTAGCCGTGGCACGGCTTGGGGGGAGAAGCGGTATTTTTGCAGTTTCAGGTTACGATTTTGAAAAAACCGGATACAAAAAAGCCTTAACAGAGCAGGGAGTTGATGTTCGCGGCGTCATTAATACAAAAGCCTTTCCATTAGCAAGAAGCTTTATCATAAGCAAGAAAGAAAGTGACGACCAAATTCTCTACTACTACGAGGATAAAAGAGGCGTTGCAAAACTACTTTTCCAAAACGTAAAGCTCGCGCATAAATTGGCTGAGGAGTTTAAAGTCCTTCACTTCTCTACAGGTCATTTTGAGTTTTATTACCATTTTCTAAAGAAAAACAACATTCCAGCGCTTATAAGTTTTGACCCCGGTCAGGAAACGTTCTCGTATCCTTACAGAGTAATCAGGCTTTTAAAGTTCGTTCATATGCTGTTTATGAACAATCACGAAGCTAAAAGGATAAAAGAGTTATTGAAGATTCGTTCAATAAGAGAGATAGAAGGACCTAAACTGATATGCATCTCTTTAGGAGCAAGAGGTTCTATCATTCTGTTTAAAGATAAGGTTTATCGCATACCTGCCGTAAAACCAGAAAGGCTGGTTGACCCAACAGGAGCCGGAGATTCCCACAGAGCGGGATTTTTAGTGGCTTTGCTAAAAGGCTACGATTTAGAAACTGCAGGAAGGATAGCTTCAACCGTTGCATCCTTTACCATAGAAGCAGAAGGAGCACAAACCAGCCTGCCAACATGGGAACAGGTAGAAAAGAGGTATAAAGAATTTTTTAAGGAAAGCCTCCCAACTCCTAACAGAAGCTGGGAGGAGATTGTGTCGGAATTAACGTCTTAA
- a CDS encoding YlxR family protein: MRTCEGCRKKDEKEKFLRFVEFEGNVMLDTAGKLPGRGYNVCPDSKCIKQFVKKRFKNRINAEELIKNVISSLREYLLHLLSLCHKTGITVIGQDNVKSFKNREGVLLLSSDLSEKTKERLKEAASLTLKDMFTSEELGNALRKERTAGVVFVEKAGLGRKFYEVAQKLKTLSESLKEK, translated from the coding sequence ATGAGAACCTGCGAAGGTTGCAGGAAGAAGGACGAAAAGGAAAAGTTTTTACGCTTCGTTGAATTTGAAGGTAACGTAATGCTTGATACTGCCGGGAAACTTCCCGGCAGGGGATACAACGTTTGTCCCGATTCCAAGTGTATAAAGCAGTTTGTTAAAAAGCGCTTTAAAAACAGGATAAACGCGGAAGAGTTAATAAAAAATGTTATATCTTCCCTACGTGAATACCTATTACACCTTCTTTCTCTCTGTCACAAAACCGGTATAACTGTTATCGGTCAGGACAACGTAAAAAGTTTTAAAAACAGAGAAGGTGTTCTTCTGCTCAGTTCAGACCTATCCGAAAAAACGAAAGAAAGGCTCAAAGAAGCTGCATCTCTTACCCTCAAAGACATGTTTACTTCTGAGGAGTTGGGAAACGCCCTGCGCAAAGAGAGAACGGCAGGTGTAGTCTTTGTAGAGAAAGCTGGACTTGGTAGAAAGTTTTATGAGGTTGCACAGAAACTTAAAACGCTAAGTGAAAGCTTAAAGGAAAAATAA